Proteins found in one Streptococcus anginosus subsp. whileyi MAS624 genomic segment:
- a CDS encoding ParB/RepB/Spo0J family partition protein, producing MEKYQYITLNDIQTNPYQPRKEFSEEKIAELASSIKEHGIIQPIIVRKSPIIGYELLAGERRFRAAKLAGLTNIPAIIKEVTDDEMMKQAIIENLQREDLNPIEEAQSYQYLIDKGLTHKEIALTMGKSRPYITNSVRLLNLPLNIIEAIKERNISQGHARLLINLSEKEQNQWFDKILSQSLSVRQLEKQLHSQQTKTVIKNKHHLFLKEEEKRLKKIFGTEISLQFSKQSQSGKICIHFSNLEEYQRIIDSFK from the coding sequence ATGGAAAAATATCAATATATCACACTTAATGACATCCAAACAAATCCTTATCAACCAAGAAAAGAATTTTCAGAAGAAAAAATTGCTGAACTTGCTAGTTCTATAAAAGAACATGGGATTATTCAGCCCATCATTGTACGAAAATCTCCGATAATTGGTTATGAATTGCTAGCTGGTGAAAGGCGTTTTAGAGCTGCTAAATTAGCAGGCTTAACAAATATACCAGCTATTATAAAAGAAGTAACAGATGATGAAATGATGAAGCAAGCCATCATTGAAAATTTACAACGAGAAGATTTAAATCCTATAGAAGAAGCACAATCTTATCAATATTTGATTGACAAAGGGTTGACACATAAAGAAATCGCTCTAACTATGGGAAAATCACGTCCTTATATTACAAATTCCGTCCGGTTATTAAATTTACCTCTCAATATTATCGAAGCGATAAAAGAAAGAAATATTTCTCAGGGACACGCTCGTCTGCTCATTAATCTCTCAGAAAAAGAGCAAAATCAGTGGTTTGATAAAATCTTATCTCAAAGCCTTTCAGTTCGACAGCTAGAAAAACAATTGCATTCCCAACAGACAAAAACTGTAATAAAAAATAAACATCATCTCTTCCTCAAAGAGGAAGAAAAAAGATTAAAAAAGATATTTGGTACAGAGATTTCTCTTCAATTTTCTAAACAATCTCAATCAGGGAAAATTTGTATTCATTTTTCAAACCTAGAAGAATATCAAAGAATTATTGACAGCTTTAAATAA
- a CDS encoding DUF951 domain-containing protein: protein MYDVGNFVEMKKPHACTIKSTGKKANHWEIIRVGADIKIRCTNCQHIVMMSRYNFERKLKKVLGN from the coding sequence ATGTATGATGTAGGAAATTTTGTTGAAATGAAAAAACCACATGCTTGTACGATTAAATCTACAGGCAAAAAAGCAAATCATTGGGAAATTATTCGAGTGGGTGCGGATATTAAAATTCGCTGTACAAATTGCCAACATATCGTGATGATGAGCCGATATAATTTTGAACGAAAACTAAAAAAAGTGCTAGGAAATTGA
- the rlmH gene encoding 23S rRNA (pseudouridine(1915)-N(3))-methyltransferase RlmH has translation MKIKLVTVGKLKEKYLKDGIAEYVKRLGRFTKFEMIELPDEKTPDKASHLENQQILDKEGNHILSKINDKEFVIVLAIEGQQFPSEEFSKRLSDVTVRGFSDITFVIGGSIGLSTAVKKRANLLMSFGKLTLPHQLMRLVLVEQIYRSFMIQQGSPYHK, from the coding sequence ATGAAAATAAAACTTGTAACTGTTGGAAAATTAAAAGAAAAATATCTAAAAGATGGAATTGCAGAGTATGTAAAACGTTTAGGGCGCTTTACTAAATTTGAGATGATTGAACTTCCAGATGAAAAAACACCTGATAAGGCAAGTCACTTAGAAAATCAACAAATTCTTGACAAAGAAGGAAATCATATCTTATCGAAAATTAATGATAAAGAATTTGTGATTGTTTTAGCTATTGAAGGGCAACAATTTCCGTCAGAAGAATTCAGTAAGAGATTAAGCGATGTGACTGTTCGTGGATTTTCGGATATTACTTTTGTGATTGGTGGGAGTATTGGTCTGTCTACTGCTGTCAAAAAAAGAGCTAATTTGCTGATGAGTTTTGGAAAATTGACACTTCCTCATCAGTTAATGCGATTAGTTTTAGTAGAACAAATTTATCGATCGTTTATGATTCAACAAGGAAGTCCCTATCATAAGTAA
- the dnaA gene encoding chromosomal replication initiator protein DnaA: MSQEANFWARVLELAQKQIKKNTYDYFVSGARLMKVENFQATVLLDSPVKQLFWDQNLADVIITAGFEIYNDQITVHYIFQEENDEVTPSTNTNHSVGKPSLPPVETGLKAKYTFDNFVQGDGNVWALSAALAVSENLATTYNPLFIYGGPGLGKTHLLNAIGNQILENIPDARVKYIPAETFINDFLEHLRLGEMESFKRTYRSLDLLLIDDIQSLGGKKVSTQEEFFNTFNALHGDNKQIVLTSDRSPDHLDNLEERLVTRFKWGLTQNITPPDFETRIAILRNKIEGLDYIFPNDTLEYLAGQFDSNVRDLEGALNDISLMARVKNLKEITIDAAAEAIRARKQDASQILVIPIDKIQTEVGNFYGVSVKEMKGSRRVQNIVLARQVAMYLARELTDNSLPKIGREFGGKDHTTVIHAHGKIKTMLETDDNLRLEIENIKNKIR; encoded by the coding sequence ATGTCACAAGAAGCTAATTTTTGGGCGCGTGTTTTAGAATTGGCTCAAAAACAAATCAAAAAAAATACATATGATTATTTTGTTTCAGGAGCTCGGTTAATGAAAGTTGAAAATTTTCAAGCTACTGTACTTCTTGACAGTCCTGTCAAACAATTATTTTGGGATCAAAATTTAGCAGATGTCATCATTACTGCAGGTTTTGAAATTTATAATGACCAAATCACCGTACACTATATCTTTCAAGAGGAAAATGATGAAGTTACTCCATCAACAAATACAAATCATTCAGTAGGTAAACCAAGTCTTCCTCCTGTTGAAACTGGGTTAAAAGCAAAATATACATTTGATAATTTTGTTCAAGGTGATGGAAATGTTTGGGCTCTATCGGCGGCACTCGCTGTTTCTGAAAATTTAGCAACAACTTATAATCCATTGTTTATCTATGGTGGACCAGGATTAGGAAAAACCCATTTACTAAATGCAATTGGAAATCAAATTTTAGAAAATATTCCTGATGCTAGAGTGAAATACATTCCTGCTGAGACTTTTATCAACGACTTTTTAGAACATCTTCGATTAGGAGAAATGGAAAGTTTTAAGAGAACTTATCGCAGCCTTGATCTCTTATTGATTGATGACATTCAATCTTTAGGAGGAAAAAAAGTTTCTACTCAAGAAGAATTTTTCAATACCTTTAATGCTTTGCACGGAGATAATAAACAAATTGTTTTAACAAGCGACCGAAGTCCTGATCATCTGGATAATCTTGAAGAACGTTTAGTCACGCGCTTCAAATGGGGATTAACTCAAAACATTACTCCACCTGATTTTGAAACAAGAATCGCTATTTTACGCAATAAGATAGAAGGTTTAGATTACATTTTTCCAAATGATACCTTAGAATATCTAGCAGGTCAATTTGATTCAAATGTGCGAGATTTAGAAGGTGCTCTAAATGATATTTCTCTTATGGCTAGAGTAAAAAATCTGAAAGAAATTACAATTGACGCTGCTGCTGAAGCTATTCGAGCTCGAAAACAAGATGCAAGTCAAATTTTAGTTATTCCAATTGATAAAATCCAAACAGAAGTTGGAAATTTCTATGGAGTTAGCGTTAAAGAAATGAAAGGAAGTCGTCGGGTTCAAAATATTGTCCTTGCTAGACAAGTAGCTATGTATTTGGCCCGTGAATTAACCGATAATAGTCTTCCAAAAATTGGAAGAGAATTTGGCGGTAAAGATCATACAACGGTCATACATGCTCATGGGAAAATTAAAACAATGCTCGAAACGGATGATAATCTTCGATTAGAAATAGAAAACATAAAAAATAAAATCAGATAA
- the dnaN gene encoding DNA polymerase III subunit beta, with protein sequence MINFSINKNLFLQALNTTKRAISLKNAIPILSTVKIDVTNEGITLIGSNGQISIENFISIKNENAGLLVTSSGSILLEATFFINVVSSLPDVTLDFKEIEQKQIVLTSGKSEITLKGKDADQYPRIQEISASNPLMLETSVLKNIINETAFAASTQESRPILTGVHFVLTENKNLKTVATDSHRMSQKKIVLEKNGDNFDVVIPSRSLREFSAVFTDDIETVEIYFTNNQLLFRSENISFYTRLLEGNYPDTDRLIPTEFTSVVTFDKNDLRYAMERARLLSNATQNGTVKLEIINGVVSAHVNSPEVGRVNEEIDTESISGQDLTISFNPTYLIDSLKAINSEKVTISFISAVRPFTLVPNEDTENFIQLITPVRTN encoded by the coding sequence ATGATTAACTTTTCAATCAATAAAAATTTATTTTTACAAGCTTTAAATACAACCAAACGCGCTATTAGTCTTAAAAATGCTATTCCAATTCTTTCTACAGTAAAAATTGATGTTACAAATGAAGGAATTACATTAATTGGTTCAAATGGACAAATCTCTATTGAAAATTTTATTTCAATTAAAAACGAAAATGCAGGGCTTTTAGTGACCTCTTCAGGCTCCATTTTGCTTGAAGCAACTTTTTTCATCAATGTTGTATCAAGTCTTCCTGATGTTACACTTGATTTTAAAGAAATTGAGCAAAAGCAAATTGTTTTAACTAGTGGTAAATCAGAAATTACCTTAAAAGGAAAAGATGCAGATCAATACCCTCGTATTCAAGAAATTTCAGCAAGTAATCCTTTGATGCTTGAAACAAGTGTTCTTAAAAATATTATTAACGAGACAGCTTTTGCAGCTAGTACACAAGAAAGTCGTCCGATTTTAACGGGGGTTCATTTTGTTTTAACAGAAAATAAAAATTTAAAGACGGTTGCAACAGACTCTCATCGGATGAGCCAAAAGAAGATTGTCTTAGAAAAAAATGGGGATAATTTTGATGTTGTTATTCCTAGTCGTTCTCTACGCGAATTTTCAGCCGTTTTTACGGATGATATTGAAACAGTAGAGATTTACTTCACAAATAATCAATTGCTTTTTAGAAGTGAAAATATTAGCTTCTACACTCGGCTGTTAGAGGGAAATTATCCTGATACCGACCGTTTAATTCCAACAGAATTTACGAGTGTTGTCACATTTGATAAAAATGACCTTCGTTACGCAATGGAACGCGCACGCCTTCTTTCAAATGCAACTCAGAATGGAACAGTTAAATTAGAAATTATAAATGGTGTAGTTAGTGCACATGTGAACTCTCCTGAAGTTGGCCGTGTAAATGAAGAAATTGATACTGAAAGTATATCAGGTCAAGATTTAACCATCAGTTTTAATCCAACTTATTTAATTGATTCATTGAAAGCTATTAATAGTGAAAAAGTTACAATCAGCTTTATTTCGGCTGTACGTCCATTTACTTTAGTTCCAAATGAAGATACAGAAAACTTTATTCAATTGATTACGCCAGTGAGAACAAACTAA
- the ychF gene encoding redox-regulated ATPase YchF → MALTAGIVGLPNVGKSTLFNAITKAGAEAANYPFATIDPNVGRVEVPDARLDKLTELIKPQKKVPTTFEFTDIAGIVKGASKGEGLGNKFLANIREVDAIVHVVRAFDDENVMREQGRESNFVDPMADIETINLELILADLESINKRYARVEKVARTQKDKDSVAEFHVLQKIKPVLENGLSARTIEFDEEEQKIVKKLFLLTTKPVLYVANVGEDEVADPNNIEYVQQIREFAATENAKVVVISARAEEEISELDDEDKAEFLEAMGLNESGVDKLTRAAYHLLGLGTYFTAGEKEVRAWTFKRGMKAPQAAGIIHSDFEKGFIRAVTMSYDDLVKYGSEKAVKEAGRLREEGKEYIVQDGDIMEFRFNV, encoded by the coding sequence ATGGCTTTAACAGCAGGAATTGTAGGATTACCTAATGTTGGAAAATCCACTTTATTTAATGCAATTACAAAAGCAGGAGCAGAGGCAGCTAACTATCCCTTTGCAACGATTGACCCTAATGTTGGACGGGTAGAAGTTCCAGATGCTCGTTTGGATAAATTAACAGAACTTATCAAACCACAGAAAAAAGTGCCAACAACTTTTGAGTTTACAGATATTGCAGGGATTGTAAAAGGTGCTTCAAAAGGAGAAGGTCTTGGAAATAAATTTTTGGCTAACATTCGTGAAGTTGATGCCATTGTTCATGTGGTTCGGGCTTTTGATGATGAAAATGTTATGCGGGAACAAGGACGTGAGTCAAATTTTGTTGACCCAATGGCTGATATTGAAACGATTAATCTTGAGTTGATTTTGGCAGATTTAGAAAGTATCAACAAACGCTATGCACGTGTGGAAAAAGTTGCTCGAACCCAAAAAGATAAAGATTCAGTAGCTGAATTTCATGTTTTGCAAAAAATTAAACCAGTTTTAGAAAATGGTTTATCAGCGCGTACCATTGAATTTGATGAAGAAGAACAAAAAATTGTCAAAAAATTATTTTTATTGACTACAAAACCAGTGCTTTATGTTGCGAATGTTGGTGAAGACGAGGTAGCAGATCCGAATAATATTGAGTATGTTCAACAAATTCGCGAGTTTGCAGCAACTGAAAATGCAAAGGTAGTGGTTATATCAGCGCGTGCTGAAGAAGAAATTTCTGAGCTAGATGATGAAGATAAAGCTGAATTTCTTGAAGCAATGGGCTTGAACGAATCTGGGGTTGACAAATTAACCAGAGCAGCTTATCATTTATTAGGACTTGGAACTTATTTTACAGCAGGAGAAAAGGAAGTTCGAGCTTGGACATTTAAACGTGGCATGAAAGCACCACAAGCAGCTGGCATTATTCACTCAGACTTTGAAAAAGGCTTCATCCGTGCTGTAACTATGTCTTATGATGATTTAGTGAAATATGGGAGTGAAAAAGCAGTCAAGGAAGCAGGACGGCTGCGTGAAGAAGGAAAAGAATATATCGTTCAAGATGGCGATATTATGGAATTTAGATTTAATGTGTAA
- a CDS encoding GHKL domain-containing protein: MNLDKIFIIISFIIGILSFSIVHKKISKVKIIDFRFTLLCLCLFLFSSFINSINSLLAYLCLLLEPIIIYFYFYRFKKYEKCISVFATFLIYSSVTTSETFFSVIISSVTGDKFVDRYWGLFYIFINIISLIFILKAIDYFKFNFKYFKKADFKENILQLNFYLLFIHFVLNLSHWLSNMKNLNSFSSMIATICFLMFMSTLFYLQSIREKYEKEEQIKQKEREQLQLQKYTDEIVSLYNEIRGFRHDYGGMLASFQSAIHTADIKEVERIYQEVLVNANLQLRSDKYTYFDLNNVGDSALRSVMTQTLFKTRDYNIELTFEVKDFVKPLPIKLLDLVRMTSVLLNNAIEGAAESYQKTMNVSLVDLDTETILVIQNSRKKRPLDLEEIYQTDFSTKGEGRGLGLSNIKEIINNYEGIILDTKIEDEYFTQVIRVRKEGL, translated from the coding sequence ATGAATCTGGATAAAATATTTATAATCATTTCTTTTATTATCGGAATTTTATCTTTTTCAATTGTTCATAAAAAAATTAGTAAAGTGAAAATTATAGATTTTCGCTTTACTTTATTGTGCTTGTGTTTATTTTTATTTTCATCTTTTATAAATTCGATTAATTCCTTATTAGCCTATTTATGTTTATTATTAGAGCCTATTATAATTTACTTCTATTTTTATCGCTTTAAGAAATATGAGAAGTGTATATCAGTTTTTGCAACCTTTTTAATTTATTCATCTGTAACTACCTCTGAAACCTTCTTTTCAGTTATTATTTCTTCTGTTACAGGTGATAAGTTTGTTGATAGATACTGGGGATTGTTCTATATTTTTATCAATATTATTTCTTTAATTTTTATTTTAAAAGCAATTGATTATTTTAAGTTTAATTTTAAATATTTTAAAAAGGCGGATTTCAAAGAGAATATTTTGCAGTTAAACTTTTATCTCTTATTTATTCATTTTGTATTAAATTTATCGCATTGGCTTAGTAACATGAAAAATTTAAATAGTTTTTCTAGTATGATTGCTACAATTTGCTTTTTAATGTTTATGTCAACTTTATTCTACTTACAATCTATTCGTGAAAAGTATGAAAAAGAAGAACAAATTAAACAAAAAGAACGAGAACAACTACAATTACAAAAATATACAGATGAAATAGTGAGTCTGTATAATGAAATTCGAGGTTTTCGTCATGATTATGGAGGAATGTTGGCAAGCTTCCAATCAGCCATTCATACAGCTGATATAAAAGAAGTAGAGCGAATTTATCAGGAAGTGCTAGTAAATGCTAATTTACAACTTCGTTCAGATAAATATACGTATTTTGATTTAAATAATGTTGGAGATTCAGCACTTAGAAGTGTTATGACACAAACCTTATTTAAGACGCGTGACTATAATATAGAATTAACATTTGAAGTAAAAGATTTTGTCAAACCCTTGCCGATTAAATTGTTAGATTTGGTTAGAATGACAAGTGTCCTTTTAAATAATGCAATAGAGGGAGCGGCAGAAAGTTATCAAAAAACGATGAATGTTTCTTTAGTAGATCTGGATACAGAAACAATCTTAGTTATTCAAAATTCACGTAAGAAACGACCGCTAGATTTAGAAGAGATTTACCAAACTGATTTTTCAACAAAGGGTGAAGGACGCGGTTTAGGCTTAAGCAATATCAAAGAAATTATTAACAACTATGAAGGAATTATCCTCGATACTAAAATTGAGGATGAATATTTTACACAAGTAATAAGAGTAAGGAAAGAAGGTTTATAA
- a CDS encoding bacteriocin — translation MKKLFAKKEVVKKEVVEFKELNDEQLDKIVGGDRRDPRGMIGIGKKLFG, via the coding sequence ATGAAAAAGTTGTTTGCTAAAAAAGAGGTAGTAAAAAAGGAAGTTGTAGAATTTAAAGAACTGAATGATGAGCAGTTAGATAAAATCGTTGGTGGGGATAGGAGGGATCCTAGAGGAATGATTGGAATTGGGAAAAAATTATTTGGTTAG
- a CDS encoding S1C family serine protease — MKNSSNFTKKLLLLFMVLAIGFIGGLLGNLTSSKLSTNSSTTTKVNQVTTAYKNTNSTTQAVSKVKDAVVSVITYANNNSQNSVFGNDDSNNNNDNSQQVASEGSGVIYKKDGKYAYLVTNTHVISGAKKVDIRLADGNKVPGEIVGSDTYSDISVVRISADKVKSVAEFGDSSKLTVGETAIAIGSPLGSNYANTVTQGIISSLNRNVSLKSEDGQTISTQAIQTDTAINPGNSGGPLVNIQGQVIGITSSKIASNGGTSVEGLGFAIPSNDVINIINQLEANGTVTRPALGIQMIDITNLSSSDLSRLKLPSKITSGVVVRSAQSGMPAEGKLQKYDVITKVDDKEISSTSDLQSALYKHSIGDNIKITFYRDGKETTTTIKLTKSTKDLDSNN, encoded by the coding sequence ATGAAAAACTCTTCAAATTTCACAAAAAAATTGTTATTGCTTTTCATGGTCTTAGCTATAGGTTTTATCGGTGGTTTACTTGGAAACTTAACTTCATCTAAATTATCAACAAATAGCTCTACAACGACTAAAGTTAATCAAGTTACTACTGCTTATAAAAATACAAATTCCACAACACAAGCTGTGAGTAAAGTGAAAGATGCTGTGGTATCCGTTATTACCTATGCTAATAATAATTCACAAAACAGCGTGTTTGGAAATGATGATTCAAATAATAACAATGATAATTCTCAACAAGTAGCTAGCGAAGGATCTGGGGTTATTTATAAAAAAGATGGAAAATACGCTTACTTAGTAACCAATACTCACGTTATCAGTGGTGCTAAAAAAGTTGACATTCGTTTAGCAGATGGTAATAAAGTTCCTGGAGAAATTGTAGGGTCAGATACTTATTCTGATATCTCCGTTGTTCGAATTAGTGCTGATAAAGTAAAATCAGTTGCTGAATTTGGAGATTCTAGTAAATTGACGGTTGGTGAGACAGCTATTGCGATTGGAAGTCCGCTCGGATCAAATTACGCTAACACTGTGACGCAAGGAATTATTTCTAGTTTAAATCGTAATGTTTCTTTAAAATCTGAAGACGGACAAACGATTTCAACACAAGCTATTCAAACAGACACAGCTATTAACCCAGGGAACTCTGGTGGACCACTTGTGAATATCCAAGGACAAGTAATTGGTATTACTTCAAGTAAAATAGCTAGCAACGGCGGAACTTCGGTTGAAGGATTAGGATTTGCTATTCCATCTAATGATGTTATAAACATTATTAACCAGTTAGAAGCAAATGGAACTGTTACACGACCAGCTCTAGGAATCCAAATGATTGACATCACTAATCTGTCTAGTTCAGATCTATCACGCTTAAAACTTCCATCAAAAATAACTAGTGGAGTTGTCGTACGTTCAGCTCAATCTGGAATGCCAGCTGAAGGAAAACTTCAAAAATATGATGTGATTACAAAAGTAGATGATAAAGAAATTTCTTCAACAAGTGATTTACAATCCGCTTTATACAAACATTCAATTGGTGACAACATAAAAATCACTTTCTATCGTGATGGAAAAGAAACTACTACTACCATTAAGCTTACAAAATCTACAAAAGATTTAGATTCAAATAATTGA